In Raphanus sativus cultivar WK10039 chromosome 5, ASM80110v3, whole genome shotgun sequence, the following proteins share a genomic window:
- the LOC108857380 gene encoding subtilisin-like protease SBT5.3, which translates to MKRTNILSFLPFIILLLPHLGSKQILASEDASSYVVYFGSHSHVGEITPDAMDRVRETHYDFLGSFIGSRESATDAIFYSYTKHINGFAAHLDHDLASAISKHPEVVSVFPNKALKLHTTRSWDFMGLEHNSYVPSSSIWRKARFGEDSIIANLDTGVWPESKSFRDEGLGPIPSRWKGICQNQKDATFHCNRKLIGARYFHKGYAAAVGPLNSSFDSPRDLDGHGSHTLSTAGGAFVPGANVFGQGNGTAKGGSPRARVAAYKVCWPPVKGNECYDADVLAAFDAAIHDGADVISVSLGGEPSSFFKDSVAIGSFHAAKKGIVVVCSAGNSGPADSTVSNVAPWLITVGASTMDREFASNLILGNGKHYKGQSLAPSSMPHAKFYPIIAASDAKAKNVTAFDAQLCKLGSLDPQKAKGKILVCLRGINGRVEKGRAVALAGGVGMVLENSNATGNDLTADPHVLPATQISFKDSLSLSRYISQTKKPIAHITPSRTVLGTKPAPVMAAFSSKGPSSVAPELLKPDITAPGVSVIAAYTGAVSPTNEKFDPRRLLFNAVSGTSMSCPHVSGIAGLLKTRYPSWSPAAIRSAIMTTATTMDDIPGPIQNSTYMKATPFSFGAGHVRPNLAVNPGLVYDSGIKDYLNFLCSLGYNASQISVFSGKSFICSSRKTSLYNLNYPSITVLNLSSSKVTVSRTVKNVGRPSTYTVRVNNPEGVYVVVKPTSLNFTKVGEQQTFKVTIVKRKGKVAKGYVFGDLVWSDKKHHVRSPIVVKL; encoded by the exons ATGAAGCGTACAAATATCTTATCGTTTCTTCCCTTTataattcttcttcttccacactTGGGTTCGAAACAAATCCTTGCATCTGAAGAT GCGTCCTCATATGTGGTGTACTTTGGAAGTCACTCCCATGTCGGAGAGATAACACCAGATGCTATGGATCGTGTCAGGGAAACACATTACGACTTTCTTGGTTCCTTCATTGGAAG CCGTGAGAGTGCCACAGACGCCATTTTCTACTCATACACAAAGCACATCAACGGCTTTGCCGCTCATCTCGACCACGACCTCGCATCAGCAATCTCCA AACACCCGGAAGTTGTGTCTGTATTTCCAAACAAAGCCTTGAAGCTTCACACGACTCGATCATGGGACTTCATGGGTTTGGAACACAACTCGTACGTTCCTTCCTCTTCCATTTGGAGAAAGGCCAGATTCGGAGAAGATTCCATCATTGCGAATCTCGATACAG GTGTGTGGCCGGAATCTAAGAGCTTTAGGGATGAAGGCTTGGGACCAATTCCTTCAAGATGGAAGGGAATATGTCAAAACCAGAAAGATGCCACTTTCCATTGCAACag GAAGCTGATCGGAGCAAGGTACTTCCACAAGGGTTATGCAGCAGCTGTGGGACCTCTCAACTCCTCCTTCGACTCTCCACGTGATCTCGACGGCCATGGCTCCCACACTCTCTCCACCGCCGGAGGAGCTTTCGTCCCCGGCGCCAACGTCTTCGGCCAAGGCAACGGCACGGCCAAAGGTGGCTCTCCACGTGCCAGAGTCGCCGCCTACAAAGTCTGCTGGCCACCGGTCAAAGGCAACGAGTGCTACGACGCCGACGTGCTCGCAGCTTTCGACGCCGCCATCCACGACGGTGCAGACGTCATCTCTGTCTCGCTTGGCGGCGAACCATCCTCGTTTTTCAAAGACAGCGTAGCGATCGGTTCGTTTCACGCCGCGAAGAAGGGGATCGTTGTCGTCTGCTCAGCCGGGAACTCCGGACCGGCGGATAGTACGGTTTCGAACGTTGCGCCGTGGCTGATCACCGTTGGAGCTAGCACCATGGATCGCGAGTTTGCTAGTAATCTCATTCTTGGTAACGGAAAGCATTACAAG GGACAAAGCTTGGCACCATCATCTATGCCACATGCTAAGTTCTACCCAATAATTGCAGCTTCGGATGCAAAAGCTAAGAACGTTACAGCTTTTGATgc ACAATTGTGTAAACTTGGATCGCTTGACCCGCAAAAAGCAAAGGGGAAGATATTAGTGTGTCTTAGAGGAATCAACGGGAGAGTGGAAAAAGGACGAGCCGTGGCTTTAGCTGGTGGTGTAGGAATGGTTCTCGAGAACAGTAATGCCACTGGTAATGATCTAACCGCTGATCCGCATGTCCTCCCTGCCACACAGATCAGTTTCAAGGACAGCCTTTCTCTGTCAAGATATATCAGCCAAACCAA GAAGCCTATTGCCCACATTACTCCTTCAAGAACAGTTTTGGGAACAAAACCAGCACCCGTAATGGCTGCCTTCTCGTCTAAAGGTCCTAGCTCGGTGGCTCCTGAGCTTCTGAAGCCGGATATTACTGCGCCTGGTGTGAGTGTGATCGCCGCCTACACTGGAGCAGTATCTCCAACAAACGAGAAGTTTGATCCTCGACGTCTTCTGTTCAATGCTGTTTCAGGAACCTCCATGTCTTGTCCTCACGTCTCTGGCATTGCCGGTCTTCTCAAAACCCGTTATCCTTCTTGGAGCCCTGCAGCCATCCGCTCTGCCATCATGACCACTG CAACAACAATGGATGACATTCCCGGACCCATACAAAACTCAACCTACATGAAGGCAACACCTTTTAGTTTCGGGGCAGGACACGTCCGACCAAACCTAGCTGTGAATCCTGGTCTGGTTTATGATTCAGGCATCAAGGACTACCTCAACTTTTTATGCTCCCTTGGATACAATGCATCTCAAATCTCTGTATTCTCCGGGAAAAGCTTTATTTGTTCAAGCCGTAAAACCAGTCTTTACAACCTTAACTACCCTTCCATAACAGTTTTAAACTTGTCATCCAGCAAAGTCACCGTGTCGAGAACTGTTAAAAACGTTGGACGGCCTTCGACCTATACCGTCCGGGTGAATAACCCAGAGGGTGTTTATGTTGTGGTGAAGCCGACGAGCTTAAATTTCACCAAGGTTGGAGAGCAACAGACGTTTAAAGTGACCATTGTGAAGCGTAAGGGGAAAGTGGCTAAGGGTTATGTCTTTGGAGATTTGGTTTGGTCAGACAAGAAGCATCACGTGAGGAGTCCCATTGTGGTGAAGCTCTGA
- the LOC108839093 gene encoding LOW QUALITY PROTEIN: protein DETOXIFICATION 1 (The sequence of the model RefSeq protein was modified relative to this genomic sequence to represent the inferred CDS: inserted 1 base in 1 codon) yields the protein MEEPFLPRDEELVPGKTTWQRGQLTVELKKTSLLAAPMAIVTFAEYLLPVISVMVAGHNGELQLSGVALATSFTNVSGFSILYGLVGALETLCGQAFGAKRYEIIGTYTYSAIASNIPICLLISILWIYIEKLLVSLGQDPDISRVAGSYAFWLIPGLFGQAIVIPLTRYLQTQGLVIPLLYTAVATXLFHIPVCWTMVSVFGLGSNGAAMAISVSFWFYALILACYVRFSTSCEKTRGLVSGDFVSCVKQFFQYGIPSAAMVCLEWWLFELIVLCSGLLPNPKLETSVLSICFTVAALHYVIPGGVAAAVSTRVSNNLGAGNHQVARLSVLSGLCLWLVESILFTTLLFTCKNIVGYMFSNSKEVVDYVADLAPLPCLSFILDGFTAILNGVARGSGWQKIGAWNNVVAYYLIGAPVGAYLAFYRHFNGKGLWSGVVVGSAVQAIILSIIISSINWKEQAEKARKRIVSTEKGLS from the exons ATGGAAGAGCCATTTCTTCCGAGAGACGAGGAGCTAGTCCCCGGTAAAACGACATGGCAAAGAGGTCAGCTCACCGTCGAACTGAAGAAAACAAGCCTCTTAGCCGCTCCTATGGCCATAGTAACCTTTGCTGAATACTTATTGCCTGTCATCTCAGTCATGGTCGCCGGCCACAACGGCGAGCTTCAGCTCTCCGGCGTCGCTCTTGCCACCTCCTTCACAAATGTCTCCGGTTTCAGTATTTTG TATGGTTTAGTGGGTGCTTTGGAAACTCTTTGTGGCCAAGCTTTTGGAGCCAAACGTTACGAAATAATCGGAACCTACACATACTCTGCAATCGCCTCTAACATCCCGATCTGTCTCCTCATATCAATTCTCTGGATTTACATCGAAAAGCTTTTGGTCTCCCTCGGACAAGACCCGGACATCTCTAGAGTTGCTGGCTCCTACGCCTTTTGGCTAATACCGGGTTTGTTCGGACAAGCTATTGTTATACCACTCACTAGGTATCTTCAGACACAAGGGTTGGTTATCCCTCTGCTCTATACTGCCGTAGCCA CTTTGTTCCATATCCCAGTTTGCTGGACTATGGTTTCTGTGTTTGGTCTGGGAAGCAACGGAGCTGCTATGGCTATTAGTGTGTCTTTCTGGTTTTATGCATTGATACTCGCATGCTATGTGAGATTCTCCACCTCTTGCGAGAAGACTCGCGGCTTAGTATCTGGTGACTTTGTGTCTTGCGTCAAACAATTCTTCCAATATGGAATCCCATCAGCAGCAATGGTTTG CCTAGAATGGTGGCTATTTGAGTTAATCGTACTCTGCTCAGGTCTTCTCCCTAATCCAAAACTTGAGACCTCTGTTCTTTCGATATG TTTTACAGTAGCAGCTTTGCACTATGTAATTCCAGGTGGAGTGGCCGCGGCTGTGAG CACACGTGTGTCTAACAATTTGGGAGCTGGGAATCATCAAGTTGCTAGGCTATCAGTATTATCAGGGCTTTGTCTCTGGCTTGTAGAGTCAATTCTCTTCACGACACTTCTCTTCACCTGCAAGAATATCGTAGGCTACATGTTTAGCAACAGCAAAGAAGTTGTGGACTATGTGGCTGACCTAGCTCCTTTGCCCTGTCTTTCTTTCATCCTTGATGGCTTTACTGCAATTCTAAATGGTGTTGCTAGGGGAAGTGGTTGGCAAAAAATTGGAGCTTGGAACAATGTGGTGGCTTATTATCTCATAGGAGCTCCGGTTGGAGCTTACTTAGCTTTCTATCGTCACTTTAACGGAAAAGGATTGTGGTCCGGTGTTGTGGTTGGATCCGCTGTGCAAGCCATTATACTTTCTATCATCATAAGTTCAATTAATTGGAAGGAACAG GCTGAGAAAGCTAGGAAGAGAATAGTATCAACTGAGAAGGGGTTGTCATAA
- the LOC108856261 gene encoding 60S ribosomal protein L5-1, whose amino-acid sequence MVFVKPSKSNAYFKRYQVKFRRRRAGKTDYRARIRLINQDKNKYNTPKYRFVVRFTNKDIVAQIVSASIAGDIVKASAYAHELPQYGLSVGLTNYAAAYCTGLLLARRVLKMLEMDAEYEGNLEATGEDFSVEPTESRRPFRALLDVGLIRTTTGNRVFGALKGALDGGLDIPHSDKRFAGFSKENKNLDAEIHRNYIYGGHVSNYMKMLNEDEPEKFQTHFSQYLKKGVDAEKMEELYKKVHAAIRADPNPKKTVKPAPKAHKRYNLKKLTYEERKNKLIERVKALNGAAGGDDDDEDDEE is encoded by the exons ATG GTGTTTGTGAAGCCATCCAAGTCGAACGCCTACTTCAAGAGGTACCAAGTCAAGTTCAGGAGAAGGAGAG CTGGTAAGACTGACTACAGGGCGAGGATCCGTCTCATCAACCAGGACAAGAACAAGTACAACACTCCCAAATACCGTTTTGTTGTCAGGTTCACCAACAAGGACATAGTCGCACAGATTGTGTCCGCAAGCATTGCCGGTGACATTGTCAAGGCCTCTGCTTACGCGCATGAGTTGCCTCAGTATGGTCTCTCTGTTGGTCTTACCAACTACGCTGCTG CTTACTGTACTGGGCTTCTTTTGGCTCGCCGTGTTCTGAAGATGTTGGAGATGGATGCAGAGTACGAGGGAAACCTTGAG GCTACCGGGGAGGACTTCTCCGTTGAGCCAACTGAGTCAAGGAGACCTTTCCGTGCTCTTCTTGATGTTGGTCTCATCAGGACCACAACAGGAAACCGTGTCTTCGGTGCACTCAAG GGAGCCTTGGACGGAGGACTTGATATCCCCCACAGTGACAAGAGATTCGCTGGTTTCAGCAAGGAGAACAAGAACCTCGATGCTGAGATCCACAGGAACTACATCTATGGTGGTCACGTCTCCAACTACATGAAGATGTTGAACGAGGACGAGCCAGAGAAGTTTCAGACTCACTTCAGTCAGTACTTGAAGAAGGGAGTTGATGCCGAGAAGATGGAGGAGTTGTACAAGAAGGTTCATGCTGCCATCCGTGCTGACCCCAACCCTAAGAAGACTGTGAAACCTGCTCCCAAGGCACACAAGAG GTACAACTTGAAGAAGTTGACCTATGAGGAGAGGAAGAACAAGTTGATCGAGAGAGTCAAGGCATTGAACGGAGCGGCtggaggtgatgatgatgatgaggacgACGAAGAGTAA
- the LOC108859965 gene encoding uncharacterized protein LOC108859965, with product MRYAQLVIGPAGSGKSTYCSSLHQHCETMRRTMHIVNLDPAAEVFNYPVAMDIRELVSVDVIMEELKCGPNAALIRCMEHLEDSLYNWLDEELENFTDDDYLVFDCPGQIEIFTHVPVLKNFVEHLKKNSFNVCAVYLLDSQFVTDVTKFISGCMVSLSAMIQLELPHVNILSKMDLLQDKSNIDEFLDPEPRTMLAGLNQRMAPQYAKLNKALIELVEQYSMVRFTPLDLRKERSIKYVLSEIDKCIQFGEDAEVKIKELDEDMGQLEL from the exons ATGCGTTATGCACAGCTTGTTATCGGCCCAGCAGGCAGCGGaaag TCAACTTATTGCTCATCTTTACACCAACACTGTGAAACTATGAGACGAACAATGCACATAGTTAACTTGGATCCTGCTGCAGAAGTCTTTAACTATCCTGTGGCAATGG ATATCCGAGAGCTTGTTTCCGTTGATGTTATTATGGAGGAGCTCAAATGTGGTCCCAATGCTGCTCTCATCCGTTGTATGGA GCACCTTGAGGACAGTCTTTATAATTGGTTGGATGAAGAATTGGAGAACTTCACAGACGATGACTACTTAGTCTTTGACTGTccag GCCAGATAGAGATTTTCACACATGTACCTGTGCTCAAAAACTTTGTGGAGCATTTGAAGAAGAATAGCTTCAATGTCTGTGCTGTGTATTTGCTTGACTCACAG TTTGTAACAGATGTAACCAAGTTTATCAGCGGAtgtatggtttctctttctgCAATGATCCAGCTTGAACTGCCTCATGTTAACATCCTCTCTAAGATGGATCTCTTACAGGACAAAAGCAACATTGATGA gTTTTTGGATCCGGAGCCTCGCACCATGCTGGCTGGGTTAAACCAAAGGATGGCTCCTCAATATGCAAAACTGAACAAAGCCTTGATTGAATTG GTGGAACAGTACAGCATGGTGAGATTCACGCCGCTTGATCTGAGGAAAGAAAGGAG CATAAAATATGTTCTCTCTGAAATCGACAAGTGCATTCAGTTTGGTGAAGACGCAGAGGTCAAGATCAAAGAACTTGATGAAGACATGGGTCAACTAGAGCTCTAG